The Ziziphus jujuba cultivar Dongzao chromosome 1, ASM3175591v1 genome segment GGGTTTGAATATCTTGCAGTTAAACTTGGCATTCCTTTACAAGACAAGACTACGTTCTATTGAAAGAAAAGCACCTAACTAAGAAATGGGTTTTCATAATTTTAGCCACAGAAgcgcttcttcttccttttcagTTTCTTCTGAAAAGagcaaatgataaataaaaatatagtgtTTTCTTCTGAACATTCTAAGCATCTCACTATCTATTTCCAACTCTTACGAACAAATTGAGCACAAACACAGTCTATACTAGCATATTATagaaacacataaaaaaaaaactgtaaaaacaaaacaaaaagagattAAAAACAAAGTAATCTCACCGATCATTGTTGCTGATTTTGCTGTTGGTTTTGAGGATTTGGCGGAGGAGGCATTCCAGGGCGTGGTGGTCCAAACATAGGAACGGCACCACCAGGTGGAGGTGGCATTCCAGGACGAGGCGGAGGTGGGGCGGGCATTCCAGGGCGAGGCGGAGCAGGTGGTCCTCTCATCATTTGCCCAGGAGGCGGAGGCCCCATGGGTCTCTGACCAAACTGAGGAGGCGGAACCTGATACTGCGGCGGCGCACCACCGGGCCGAGCAGCGAATTGCGGTGGCTGAACCTGCGGCGGAGGTCCCCGAGACATAGGAGGCGGAGCCTGACCTGGAAACCCCGGCATCTGAGCAGGAGGTCGGATAACCGGAGCCGGGGGATAGGTCATGGGCGGAGCCGAAAGCTGAGGCACCGGCGGACGGGAGATCTGCGGCTGCATCATGCCGGGTGCAGGCCCACCAACACCGCGAACTGGGCCGGAGAGACCGGGCTGGGCCTGAGTGAGTGGAGCGGTGGGGATTCCTCTGCCAGCGGCGCGGCCAATACCCGGACCGGCCATGGCGGCGGCGCTCACGGCCTTGGCACGTGACTCTTCCTGTGGCGGTGGGCCCTCAACGGTCATGGAGATGACCTCCTCGCCGCGgaggaggacgaggccgagggtGCGGCGGTCTTCTCGCTCCTCGTTGCTCTTCTTGCCTTTGGCCGGAGGGAGTTTGCGGAACTCCTCGCAGTCGCCGAGGACGAGATTCATGTGGCGGTCGAAGGCCATGAACTTACCGACGAGCTGGCGACCATCTTGGATGGTGACCCGCATGCGGTAGTTGATGTATTGGAGCATCTTGGAGCTCTTCGACATCGACATTGTGTCTCCGTAAAGTAGAGAAAACCCTGGCCGGAGTAGATTCTGTGTGTCAAAACCTCACGCGAGcgccacagagagagagagagagagagagagagagagaacaagaTTGAAGACTGGCTGAAGCCCTTCGTTTGTTTAGACTagggttttgaatttttagaaGGAGGTTTTgacgttttttatttttattttttatatttatatatattattaaacccCTGTTAATAGAAGCTCTATTTCAggataaaaaattttttataaaaaaaaaaaaatgtttgttaaaaataaataaaaatttattaattaaaaaataaatttttgtaagTTATTTTAGgagtttaaattttgaatttttaaaaaaaaatttattttatataaaaatttaataaaaatttaatataatttaattagtatttaatgtattttttttatttacaattaaatatttatttatttttaataaaaaaaattttaaaaaaaatctattatataaaattttacaaattaaaattttattttcatcaattatattaaatagattaaattatatgatttaaaaacaaaatcaattttacaattgaattaaaaaaaaagatttggttTCACAACTTTTGCCTTAATAACAAatgcaaataaataatattgtaattaaCTTTTAGACCGAAAATATTGTAATTAGTTACTGTATTAATTCTTTAACTTGGATTAcactattaattttttactaaaaattttaaactttaaaatgtgtgacttattttattttgaacttGTTACCGCATGTATTTAGTTTGTATTGGTTcattaattaacaaattatcACATTATTTGTTATCCAACATTGAATGATTTTAACAGTACAATATTTTTCTAATACTGAGCTTACTTTCAGAAAATGATAAAActtttcttacattttttttttcccagcaCATTTCCCACATCGACCAAATTactaataatgaaaattaattcttgaaaaattgaatggtcagaaaaaaaaaaatcctaaaaatcaaattttaccaAAACTTTACCATTTAGATTTTGCTACATCCAAACTATACTGTGAAGCTTGAAGCATtaagaattgaaaaaattaaaagttatataATCAAGTTTACATAAGAACAATTTGatgcttttacattttttttttattatctctatattatattaaatattagcatttaaaattttgaaattgaacaaaTATGAGTATTAAGGTTAgcatttaaaatttagaaaatgatcaaatatgaatatagtgatatattaaaattctatatagagaaaataaattatcagaattcaataattaataaatttaagagTAGTTCTTTTTATAATTCCAAAATGATTCTATACAgttctattttttatatactactatttgtatgtataaaaaatataaaattacttaatacaatattattaatgcCTAAAATATCCCTAATTTATATCATCCTAAAATTACATatcttttacaaataaaaattcttttttacaattctaaattgattatatacagttccataaaaattaattttaatggactacttttctttttttcttttttgttttgaattagggttggtttttgtcttttttttataattttttaatggtatgaagtgttatttatttgaaaggaaaaaacaaaccaTCATGAACAATGGAGGATAGTTGCAACTGGGATTGACATGACTTATgaacatatttgaaatatttgaatttgttcaaTCCAGTAATTTCGTAAATTTTTTGTGAAGTATATTTTTAGATGGTTTGATCGTAAAATTTTGTACAACTAAAAATGTTCAATTATAAGCTTCTGAACATATTAAAGTTGTTCAGTTGTGTACTTCTGAACatctttaaaattataatttattattttagaatgTTCGATCATAAACTTctctctaaatttttaaatgttcgGTAAAAACTTTTAAACGTTGTCATTTTGTTTAgttatatacttttaaatatgcaATTCTACAAGGATACAATTTTAAATACTCGGTTGTAAATTTTTGTGCAACTTTAAAATGATTACCTTGTTTGTCGCAAATGTATTGGTGTAGTCAACAACACATTATAGTATAACACTtccattatctatatttttttgatcCTGCATATATTTTACATTCAATTAGATGTAAAtcattaatgattaaaaaaaagggcatatttcataatgtACGGTACttaacatctatatatataatgttcgTTAGATAAATACCAAACATGTTAAGAATGTTCAGATGAATACttctgaataattaaaaaatgtttaattttaaactataaaataaaagatgaattttaatatattaggaCCAAACATAATAATGTTGTTCTGACCTGGTCGTTGGTAagtgatagaaaaaaaaatctaaattaaagtaatcatcacaaaataaaaaaaataaaaaaaaattaaatacatcttATTGTGTcatattttttggttaatttgttaataattattgtATCTGCAACCCTAGTTTATAATagaatatctatatatttataaaagaagAACCGTATGCACCACATGTCAGCATACACTTCTTCTAAATTTCCTCCAAAAgcactttctttatttttattttatttatactttatttatttatttattattttacattttatgtttatacccaaatgtatatatataatcaatttttaatataacagtcaaacaattgataaaatgatatatgataataattttaaaataaacaaaatatttgattttattttatttacctaaTAAGTCAAatacttaaaatatatttgcatatatatagttttcttaattaaatatattttaaatatttttatatatacaaattcagttacatggaaattaataaaaatatcttttatttggatataaaaatataatatcataattaataattgttaaacggaaaataagatttattttcaaaacaaactatttgattttattttattactaattaatatatatttttattattatattaaatagacGGCTGAGGAAGATCAAATTTTGATTAAGTATATTCGGACTAATGGGGAAGATCTTGAAGGTAATTCCAAGAATGCAAGTATTatcctttttaaattatatatatttttattcttattattataatattatattatattatctatataatatataaaaaaagaagagtattgtaattttttttaattttctacaaaattatcaataaaataaaatatcatcttttattattattatttatgatcctattaaaatattaataaacacTAAATTGAACAGCTATTTAAAGCATGagatttttttaccttttataattgtatccaaaaatatataaaatctattattagaaccattatatatataatataaagtatttatatatatatataatagatttggaTGTGAATTGAAAGAATTGATTGAAAGAATATGATATTTTTACCTTCTATTGGTTgtacccaaaaatatatattttattattataatattatatatgccaTAAAGTGCATTTGCATATACATGCTCccttaatcaaatatattttgaatatatatatatatatatttataaatgtgattatatggaaattaataaacatattcCTTTATTTGGacacaaaaaaatttcataaatattataattttattttatcaatgaaaaaatttgagatatctTTTTTAGAATAGAATTATTAAACATGGCAAAGTgagatttatattcaaaacaaattattttattttattttatttactaaataagttAAATACATTTAGTTGTAAATTATTAAGTGTCACATTccggttatttaaaatttcgatattcaatattttaatggtttttattcttttgtatttctattttagttattaaagttattaagttttttttttttttgaaaactgagAGCTATATGAGAAAACCAAAAGTTAactgagaaaaaatatttttgggggcTTTAATTGAAACCAGTTAGTTGATGCAAAAAATTGATTGGttttacaatttttgtttttgtttttttttttttcattattctatttttttgtttttttttttgtttctaggAATTGCTGAAAGGAATGTTAGTGTGCGTCTCTTCCTCATTTCTCAGTTGAAGCTTGAAGGGTAGGAAAGTGATTATGTGTTTAAAATGATAGTAATTCGAAGAAATaatctaaatattttattattattttttaaaataatttttaaatgtttaatagGAGacttatttcccaaaaaaaaaaaatgtttaattggAGATTTGAAGttgttagaaaaaattaaatatctaattagagaaaataaaaaaaacactaaaataatttttttaaaattgataagaTAATTTTTATGATCTTATAAAGTAATAATGGtatatatcttcttcttcttttttctcccTCTTTTACTTCCTTTTCGTTTTAGTTTTGGTAGAAAAAGATGGAGGCAGAGTACATGCTCACATACCTAATGATATAAATCAAACCAATTGTAGttgtcattgaaaaataaaaaagaaaaagaaataaaaagcattTTTAGTTGTTAGTAAGTTTGCTTGAAATtagttttaaacatttttttaaaaatttaaattagatttaTAAATTGGAATCTATCAAATAGTTAGGGCAATAGGCACAACACTGGGTAGTAGTAGGCACTAGGTAATATAGCAATAAGTAGTAACCTCTACGAACCATACTCGGTATACTTTATATGCAGCTTGAATCATTAATAACTTTAGCATTTTCATTTAATCTTTAAATTACTCTTTCACTTCCATTTTAAATCTTTCATATTTCCGTAAaaatgtatgtttttaattctttcaaatttatcaGTTATACAATGATAATAGGTGATTTTCTCAAATAGATCTCCTTAATTTCATAATCAAAACATATCTAAAAAGatagttataataaaaaatattttaaaaaataagaatctatatattaatatttttattgttttgttatatttattttattggtagataataagattttatgtacagtaattaataataaaatagatcttCTAATTTGTATaacttatatattaatatctttattcctttgtcatatttatttaattgtaaaataataaattatcttacaAGGTAAAATACatgtaacaattaataaattaccttacaaagtaaaaagtaaataataataataataataataataataaagataattatattataatataaggatttaatatagaaaaattaattatttacgaaaaataaaaaaaagtcagaataaaaaaatattaaaaatatatttataatctctttattaatatctttgttagtttattatatttattttattgtaaaataaaaagattttgtatatggtaattaataattacattccatacattaatacatatatatatatatatcgatatatatataaatataaatgtacaatagatgaaatttcaatatcataatatatagatttcaataatgaaattgatcttCTTATTTgatcttaataaaatatatctaaccataaataaattatcttataaggtTATACGGTAAATagtaatggtaataataataataataataaatataattaagttatattatgataatttaatataggtaaattaattaattgcaatatcataatataattaattatttgaaattaataatgatgattcaatattataatatatagatttcaataatgaaTTTATCTCCTTATTTAATCTTCTTAAAAGAGGGATGGTGACCACACATGGTCAATTTTCAAGTTAATTcaaataatgaagaaaaaagcTTTTAATTTGGAACGATGGCTTAATTTTAGGaattaagaaaattttacatttattattcAGAACAATATTTGTAtccttataaaatttgaaagtctTCATCTATAAATAGGTAATGAAACAAGTGATATTTAACTCCCAATCAATCAGACATATAATTATTGAAGAATATTTcctctttaatttcaatttttgttataataaaaattatatagttaattaatttgatttgattggaatataattaatttttaaaatcatatattgCAGTTATATATACTGTGAATCGTACGAGATCAATACTAGTAAGTTAGATAGAGATATAATGTATTATTTGAGAGGAAGAATGAGACTGTtgtaatagattatttaaatagatttaattaataaatgtctttaatagtaattttaaatagggataaaaatgtaaatcaatAATGAGACTGTATAGAGCGGCTagaaattttctaaatataattttaaattttaacttttaatttgataaaggttgaaaaagaaaatctaaatattaattttgatattaaagatATAATTTGATACtgactatctatatatatatatatatatcttattagaGATTTGAACTCagattttttgttgaaaaaagtTGTGACTTTACAACTAATATTGATCACAAATAAACAAACTAAAAGTTAGAATTCAATTGGAAACttgacataaaaaagaaaattaataatttttttaatgaccaAACTATACCATGAAGCTTGAAGCATTAAGAATTGAAAG includes the following:
- the LOC107433834 gene encoding uncharacterized protein LOC107433834, producing MSMSKSSKMLQYINYRMRVTIQDGRQLVGKFMAFDRHMNLVLGDCEEFRKLPPAKGKKSNEEREDRRTLGLVLLRGEEVISMTVEGPPPQEESRAKAVSAAAMAGPGIGRAAGRGIPTAPLTQAQPGLSGPVRGVGGPAPGMMQPQISRPPVPQLSAPPMTYPPAPVIRPPAQMPGFPGQAPPPMSRGPPPQVQPPQFAARPGGAPPQYQVPPPQFGQRPMGPPPPGQMMRGPPAPPRPGMPAPPPPRPGMPPPPGGAVPMFGPPRPGMPPPPNPQNQQQNQQQ